A DNA window from Micromonospora inyonensis contains the following coding sequences:
- a CDS encoding glycoside hydrolase family 16 protein, whose product MPRFRFPPRARTLALALGAVVGFTAAPVLPAADGPAQAAIGGITWQDEFNAPAGTPVDQSRWRFDIGGHGWGNNELQYYTNSTSNAVHDGQGNLVITARRENPNNYQCHYGRCEYTSARLLTAATFTQAYGRFEARIKIPRGQGIWPAFWMLGNDFGSVGWPNSGEIDIMENIGREPNTVYGTIHGPGYSGGGGITGSRTIGAPLADAFHTYRVDWEPNSIIWYLDGVEFHRVDPGRLGGNRWVFDHPFFMILNVAVGGNWPGYPDGSTQFPQQMLVDYVRVNGYTSSPPTGTTRIRGVGSGRCVDIPGANPVEGAKLQIWDCNTTVAQQWTFATDGTVRAMGKCMDPAWAGTANGTEVNLVTCNGNPVQRFTLNAAGDLVNLSSNRCVDVRDHVTANGGKLQLWDCAGTPNQKWTRY is encoded by the coding sequence GTGCCCCGATTCCGATTTCCCCCGCGAGCCCGCACACTCGCCCTCGCCCTCGGCGCTGTCGTGGGGTTCACCGCGGCACCCGTCCTGCCCGCCGCCGACGGGCCCGCGCAGGCCGCGATCGGCGGCATCACCTGGCAGGACGAGTTCAACGCACCGGCCGGCACACCCGTCGACCAGAGCAGGTGGCGGTTCGACATCGGTGGGCACGGCTGGGGCAACAACGAGTTGCAGTACTACACCAACAGCACCAGCAACGCGGTGCACGACGGCCAGGGCAACCTGGTCATCACCGCCCGGCGGGAGAACCCGAACAACTACCAGTGCCACTACGGCCGGTGCGAGTACACCTCGGCCCGTTTGCTGACCGCCGCGACGTTCACCCAGGCGTACGGCCGCTTCGAGGCCCGGATCAAGATCCCCCGGGGCCAGGGCATCTGGCCGGCGTTCTGGATGCTCGGCAACGACTTCGGCAGCGTGGGCTGGCCGAACTCGGGCGAGATCGACATCATGGAGAACATCGGCCGGGAGCCGAACACCGTGTACGGCACCATCCACGGGCCCGGCTACTCCGGCGGAGGCGGCATCACCGGCAGCCGGACCATCGGCGCCCCGCTCGCTGACGCCTTCCACACCTACCGGGTGGACTGGGAACCGAACTCGATCATCTGGTACCTCGACGGGGTCGAGTTCCACCGGGTCGACCCGGGGCGGCTCGGCGGCAACCGGTGGGTCTTCGACCACCCGTTCTTCATGATCCTCAACGTGGCGGTCGGCGGGAACTGGCCCGGCTACCCGGACGGCAGCACCCAGTTCCCGCAGCAGATGCTGGTCGACTACGTCCGGGTCAACGGCTACACCTCCTCCCCGCCGACCGGCACCACCCGGATCCGGGGCGTGGGGAGCGGGCGCTGTGTCGACATCCCCGGAGCCAACCCGGTCGAGGGCGCCAAGCTGCAGATCTGGGACTGCAACACCACCGTCGCCCAGCAGTGGACGTTCGCCACCGACGGCACGGTCCGGGCGATGGGCAAGTGCATGGACCCGGCCTGGGCCGGCACGGCGAACGGCACCGAGGTCAACCTGGTCACCTGCAACGGCAACCCGGTGCAACGGTTCACCCTGAACGCCGCCGGTGACCTGGTCAACCTCAGTTCCAACCGGTGCGTGGACGTCCGGGACCACGTGACCGCCAACGGGGGCAAGCTCCAGCTCTGGGACTGCGCGGGCACGCCCAACCAGAAGTGGACCCGGTACTGA
- a CDS encoding bifunctional 3-(3-hydroxy-phenyl)propionate/3-hydroxycinnamic acid hydroxylase, whose protein sequence is MSAPVPVVIVGAGPTGVTAALLLAGHGVRSVLLDRWADVYPRPRAVHLDDEVYRILHRIGVHEQFAAISRPAEGLRLLAPDHRVLAEFRRGAAAGIHGHPQANMFDQPELERLLRRRLAEEPLVTLRGDVEVTGVDPDGDAVRVRLVDRASGTAETLPARYVLGCDGANSTVRPLIGSTMRDLGFAQRWLVVDVDTDVDIDAWEGVHQVCDPHRAATYMRVGRRRYRWEFRLLPGETAADLSVPETLHRLVRPWTGEVPFAALTVTRCAEYTFRAQVADRWRSGPVLLLGDAAHLTPPFIGQGMGAGLRDAANVTWKLAAVLSGSLPESVLDSYETERRPHVTSLIRLATVIGRAMTEGGEVGNLLRRVVAPRLAYLLCFRAKVLDSATPPLPRSALRQRRPSPRSLHGRLCPNALLGAGRRFDDMVGPCFALVTVRALSTQVTGAARRHGVVPVPVDPASALGRWLRRAGVDAALVRPDRTVMTSGNDLAALVERAPSLRCADLPPATT, encoded by the coding sequence GTGAGCGCGCCGGTGCCCGTCGTCATCGTCGGAGCCGGCCCCACCGGCGTGACCGCCGCGCTGCTGCTCGCCGGGCACGGCGTCCGGTCGGTGCTCCTCGACCGGTGGGCGGACGTCTACCCCCGGCCCCGGGCCGTGCACCTCGACGACGAGGTCTACCGGATCCTGCACCGGATCGGGGTGCACGAGCAGTTCGCCGCCATCTCCCGGCCGGCCGAGGGGCTGCGGTTGCTCGCCCCTGACCACCGGGTCCTCGCCGAGTTCCGCCGGGGCGCGGCGGCCGGCATCCACGGTCATCCCCAGGCGAACATGTTCGACCAGCCGGAGTTGGAACGCCTGCTGCGTCGCCGGCTGGCCGAGGAACCGCTGGTCACCCTCCGCGGCGACGTCGAGGTCACCGGCGTCGACCCCGACGGCGACGCGGTGCGCGTACGTCTTGTCGACCGCGCGTCGGGAACGGCGGAGACGCTTCCCGCGCGGTACGTGCTCGGCTGCGACGGCGCCAACAGCACCGTCCGGCCGCTGATCGGCTCGACCATGCGCGACCTCGGTTTCGCCCAGCGCTGGCTGGTGGTCGACGTCGACACCGACGTCGACATCGACGCGTGGGAGGGCGTACACCAGGTCTGCGACCCGCATCGCGCCGCGACGTACATGCGGGTGGGACGACGACGGTACCGGTGGGAGTTCCGGCTGCTGCCCGGTGAGACGGCCGCCGACCTCTCCGTGCCGGAGACCCTGCACCGGCTCGTCCGGCCGTGGACCGGGGAGGTGCCCTTCGCCGCGCTCACCGTGACCCGCTGCGCCGAGTACACCTTCCGTGCCCAGGTCGCCGACCGGTGGCGGTCCGGGCCCGTCCTCCTCCTCGGCGACGCGGCCCACCTCACCCCGCCCTTCATCGGCCAGGGCATGGGCGCCGGCCTGCGCGACGCGGCCAACGTGACCTGGAAGCTCGCCGCCGTCCTCTCCGGCAGCCTGCCGGAGAGCGTCCTGGACAGCTACGAGACGGAGCGGCGGCCACACGTCACGTCGCTGATCCGGCTGGCCACGGTGATCGGCCGCGCGATGACCGAGGGGGGCGAGGTCGGCAACCTGCTCCGTCGGGTCGTCGCCCCCCGCCTCGCCTACCTGCTCTGTTTCCGGGCGAAGGTCCTCGACAGCGCGACCCCGCCGTTGCCGCGGTCGGCGCTGCGTCAGCGTCGCCCGTCGCCGCGCAGCCTGCACGGCCGGCTCTGCCCGAACGCGCTCCTCGGTGCCGGCCGCCGGTTCGACGACATGGTCGGGCCCTGCTTCGCGCTGGTCACCGTCCGGGCGCTGTCGACGCAGGTGACCGGGGCGGCGCGGCGACACGGCGTGGTGCCGGTGCCGGTGGACCCGGCCTCGGCGCTCGGGCGCTGGCTGCGTCGGGCCGGGGTCGACGCGGCCCTGGTCCGTCCCGACCGGACGGTGATGACCTCGGGGAACGACCTCGCCGCCCTGGTGGAACGGGCTCCTTCGCTCCGCTGCGCCGACCTGCCACCGGCCACCACCTGA
- the araB gene encoding ribulokinase, with the protein MKVSAGSGDRYVVGIDFGTLSGRALVVRIDDGAELGTAVHQYRHGVMDTVLAADGRPLPADWALQDPEDYRDVLRHAVPAALAASGVDPARVVGVGVDVTACTVLPTLADGTPLCELPELRSRPHAWVKLWKHHAAQPQADRINALAHERDEPWIGRYGGRISAEWQYAKGLQLLEEDPEIYHRADRWIEAADWIVWQLCGVETRNVCAAGYKGIHQDGRYPSRDYLAALHPDFADFVAKLNGPLAPLGARAGGLTARAAAWTGLSEGVAVAVGNVDAHVTAAAAQGLEPGRLVAIMGTSTCLVVNGTRPAEVTGMCGVVDGGISAGSWGYEAGQSAVGDIFGWFVAHAAPAGYASHEALTEAAAAQPVGAHGLVALDWWNGNRSLLVNHDLSGVVVGLTLATRPPDVYRALLESTAYGTRMIIEAFAEAGVPVRELIVAGGLTGNRLLMQIYADVTKRPLGIVGSTQGPALGSAIHAAVAAGAYPDVPAASAAMGRVDRDVYQPDPERARAYDALYAEYRRLHDHFGRGAEDMLLRLRAIRNAARRAADPDPAGPAAVSLGVVA; encoded by the coding sequence ATGAAGGTCTCGGCGGGCTCGGGCGACCGGTACGTGGTCGGCATCGACTTCGGCACGCTGTCCGGCCGGGCGTTGGTGGTCCGGATCGACGACGGCGCCGAACTGGGCACGGCGGTGCACCAGTACCGGCACGGCGTCATGGACACGGTGCTGGCCGCCGATGGTCGACCGCTGCCCGCCGACTGGGCGCTCCAGGACCCGGAGGACTACCGGGACGTGCTGCGGCACGCCGTCCCGGCCGCGCTGGCGGCCAGCGGTGTCGACCCGGCCCGGGTGGTCGGCGTCGGCGTCGACGTCACCGCCTGCACCGTGTTGCCCACCCTCGCCGACGGCACCCCCCTCTGCGAGCTGCCCGAACTGCGCAGCCGCCCGCACGCCTGGGTCAAGTTGTGGAAGCACCACGCCGCCCAACCCCAGGCGGACCGGATCAACGCCCTGGCCCACGAACGCGACGAACCGTGGATCGGCCGGTACGGCGGCAGGATCTCCGCCGAGTGGCAGTACGCCAAGGGGCTGCAACTGCTGGAGGAGGATCCGGAGATCTACCACCGGGCCGACCGGTGGATCGAGGCCGCCGACTGGATCGTCTGGCAGCTCTGCGGCGTCGAGACCCGCAACGTCTGCGCCGCCGGCTACAAGGGCATCCACCAGGACGGCCGGTATCCGTCCCGTGACTACCTCGCCGCGCTGCACCCCGACTTCGCCGATTTCGTCGCCAAGCTGAACGGCCCGCTGGCCCCGCTGGGCGCGCGGGCCGGCGGCCTCACCGCCCGGGCGGCGGCCTGGACCGGCCTGTCCGAGGGCGTCGCCGTCGCGGTCGGCAACGTCGACGCCCACGTCACCGCCGCCGCCGCGCAGGGCCTCGAACCGGGTCGGCTGGTCGCCATCATGGGCACCTCGACCTGCCTCGTGGTCAACGGGACCCGGCCGGCGGAGGTGACCGGCATGTGCGGCGTCGTCGACGGCGGGATCAGCGCCGGCTCCTGGGGCTACGAGGCCGGGCAGAGCGCGGTGGGCGACATCTTCGGCTGGTTCGTCGCGCACGCCGCGCCGGCCGGGTACGCCTCGCACGAGGCGCTGACCGAGGCTGCCGCCGCGCAACCCGTCGGCGCGCACGGCCTGGTGGCGCTGGACTGGTGGAACGGCAACCGGTCCCTGCTGGTCAACCACGACCTCAGCGGCGTGGTGGTCGGGCTGACCCTGGCCACCCGCCCGCCGGACGTCTACCGCGCGCTGCTGGAGTCCACCGCGTACGGCACCCGCATGATCATCGAGGCGTTCGCCGAGGCGGGAGTCCCGGTGCGCGAGCTGATCGTCGCCGGGGGGCTCACCGGCAACCGCCTGCTCATGCAGATCTACGCCGACGTCACGAAACGCCCGCTGGGCATCGTCGGGTCGACCCAGGGGCCGGCGCTGGGCTCGGCGATCCACGCGGCGGTCGCCGCCGGGGCGTACCCCGACGTGCCGGCCGCCTCGGCGGCGATGGGCCGGGTCGACCGGGACGTGTACCAGCCGGACCCGGAGCGGGCCCGCGCCTACGACGCGCTGTACGCCGAGTACCGGCGGCTGCACGACCACTTCGGCCGGGGCGCCGAGGACATGCTCCTGCGCCTGCGTGCCATCCGCAACGCCGCCCGCCGGGCGGCGGACCCCGACCCGGCCGGCCCGGCCGCAGTTTCCCTGGGGGTGGTGGCATGA
- a CDS encoding LacI family DNA-binding transcriptional regulator produces the protein MEQQRTTLAAIAQAAGVSVPTVSKVLNGRTDVAPATRQRVQTLLDERGYTARRSSRPTHRAHLIDLVLRDLGSPWAMQIIDGVEELAYRAGFGVVVSAVHGRHRSRPDRRWTEQLADRRCDGVLLVLSYLSTSQRGQLDELGIPVVIIDPAGHPPVDIPSVGATNWAGGLTATDHLIGLGHRRVAVIGGPPTVPCSRARVDGYRAAMNAAGLRVPAGYVRTGDFTAASGYRETNALLDLTRPPTAVFACADEMAMGAYEALYERGLRVPDDLSIVGFDDLDAARWAVPPLTTVRQPLTEMAAMATRMLLSLVGGEELGSHRLELATALVVRHSTRQLP, from the coding sequence GTGGAGCAGCAACGGACGACGCTGGCGGCGATCGCGCAGGCCGCAGGCGTGTCGGTCCCGACCGTCTCCAAGGTTCTCAACGGCCGCACGGACGTCGCACCGGCGACCCGACAGCGGGTGCAGACCCTGCTCGACGAGCGCGGGTACACCGCCCGCCGCAGCAGCCGACCGACCCACCGGGCCCACCTGATCGACCTGGTCCTGCGGGACCTGGGCAGCCCCTGGGCGATGCAGATCATCGACGGGGTGGAGGAGTTGGCCTACCGGGCCGGGTTCGGCGTGGTCGTCTCGGCGGTGCACGGGCGGCACCGCAGCCGCCCCGACCGCCGGTGGACCGAGCAGCTCGCCGACCGCCGCTGCGACGGGGTGCTCCTGGTGCTCTCCTACCTCTCCACCAGCCAGCGGGGCCAACTCGACGAACTGGGCATCCCGGTGGTCATCATCGACCCGGCCGGGCACCCTCCGGTCGACATCCCCAGCGTCGGCGCGACCAACTGGGCCGGCGGGCTGACCGCCACCGATCACCTGATCGGCCTGGGCCACCGGCGCGTCGCCGTGATCGGCGGCCCACCGACGGTGCCGTGCAGCCGCGCCCGGGTCGACGGCTACCGGGCCGCGATGAACGCCGCCGGGCTCCGGGTGCCGGCCGGCTACGTCCGTACCGGTGACTTCACCGCGGCCTCCGGCTACCGGGAGACCAACGCCCTGCTCGACCTGACCCGACCGCCCACCGCCGTCTTCGCCTGCGCCGACGAGATGGCCATGGGCGCGTACGAGGCCCTCTACGAGCGGGGGCTGCGAGTGCCGGACGACCTCAGCATCGTCGGCTTCGACGACCTGGACGCCGCCCGGTGGGCCGTGCCGCCCCTGACCACCGTCCGGCAGCCGCTGACCGAGATGGCCGCGATGGCCACCCGGATGCTGCTCAGCCTCGTGGGCGGCGAGGAACTGGGCAGTCACCGGTTGGAACTCGCCACTGCGCTGGTGGTCCGACACAGCACCCGACAGCTGCCCTGA
- a CDS encoding helix-turn-helix domain-containing protein: protein MSEGMYSVEQVAERLGLHVRTVRGYIRTGRLRAVRIGKQYRIGRADLAALTGQPAQPSGAPVVEVSSIVQVDGVDRATADRLSTLLLAGAQTAHDPGRPLRVQTVHDEERSRMKIVILGGVAATAEVLHLVGAMLDGGNGLLVGEADDA, encoded by the coding sequence ATGAGTGAAGGAATGTACTCGGTCGAGCAGGTGGCCGAGCGACTCGGCCTGCACGTGCGCACGGTGCGCGGTTACATCCGCACCGGCCGGCTGCGCGCGGTCCGGATCGGCAAGCAGTACCGGATCGGCCGGGCCGACCTCGCCGCGCTGACCGGGCAGCCGGCGCAGCCGTCCGGGGCGCCCGTGGTGGAGGTGTCGAGCATCGTCCAGGTCGACGGCGTGGACCGGGCCACCGCCGACCGGCTCAGCACCCTCCTCCTGGCCGGGGCGCAGACCGCCCACGACCCCGGACGCCCGCTGCGTGTCCAGACCGTGCACGACGAGGAACGGAGCCGCATGAAGATCGTGATACTCGGGGGCGTCGCCGCCACCGCCGAGGTGCTGCACCTGGTCGGGGCGATGCTCGACGGCGGCAACGGCCTGCTGGTCGGGGAGGCCGACGATGCCTGA
- a CDS encoding YnfA family protein has protein sequence MTVARSVLLFVVAALFEIGGAWLVWQGWREHRGLWWIALGFVALGAYGFVATFQPDPNFGRILAAYGGVFVAGSLAWGMVVDRFRPDRFDVVGALICLAGVAVIMYAPRATG, from the coding sequence ATGACCGTCGCACGCTCCGTCCTGCTGTTCGTCGTCGCCGCGCTGTTCGAGATCGGCGGGGCGTGGCTGGTCTGGCAGGGCTGGCGCGAGCACCGTGGCCTGTGGTGGATCGCCCTCGGGTTCGTCGCGCTCGGCGCGTACGGGTTCGTCGCCACGTTCCAACCGGATCCGAACTTCGGACGCATCCTCGCCGCGTACGGCGGCGTGTTCGTCGCCGGCTCCCTGGCCTGGGGGATGGTCGTGGACAGGTTCCGCCCGGACCGGTTCGACGTCGTCGGCGCGTTGATCTGCCTGGCCGGTGTCGCGGTCATCATGTACGCGCCCCGTGCGACCGGCTGA
- a CDS encoding DUF4180 domain-containing protein, translating into MPDEVRELAGVRVLVCDPDGPPVVTVRDALDLVGAAFLGAQVVAVPAGRLDDRFFSLDTRFAGEVMQKFVNYQLRLVVLGDISRHLAASSALRALVHESNRADHVWFLPDLEALDARLGATT; encoded by the coding sequence ATGCCTGACGAGGTGCGGGAGCTGGCCGGGGTGCGGGTGCTGGTCTGCGATCCGGACGGCCCGCCGGTGGTCACCGTGCGGGACGCGCTGGACCTGGTCGGCGCGGCCTTCCTCGGTGCCCAGGTGGTGGCCGTTCCGGCCGGCCGGCTCGACGACAGGTTCTTCTCCCTGGACACCCGCTTCGCCGGTGAGGTCATGCAGAAGTTCGTCAACTACCAGCTACGGCTGGTGGTGCTCGGCGACATCTCCCGGCACCTCGCCGCCAGTTCCGCGCTGCGTGCCCTGGTCCACGAGTCGAACCGGGCCGACCACGTCTGGTTCCTGCCCGACCTCGAGGCGCTCGACGCCCGGCTGGGCGCCACGACCTGA